From the genome of Desmodus rotundus isolate HL8 chromosome 2, HLdesRot8A.1, whole genome shotgun sequence, one region includes:
- the SLC40A1 gene encoding ferroportin, with product MTKAREQNRQGGCCGSLTNYLTSAKFLLYVGHFLSTWGDRMWHFAVSVFLVELYGNSLLLTAVYGLVVAGSVLVLGAIIGDWVDKNARLKVARTSLVIQNVSVILCGIILMMVFLHKDELLTMYHGWVLTSCYILIITIANIANLASTATAITIQRDWIVVVAGEDRSKLADMNATIRRIDQLTNILAPMAVGQIMTFGSAVIGCGFISGWNLVSMCVEYFLLWKVHQKTPALAVKATLKVEEAELKQLNLHKETEPKSLEATHLMGDKDPNIRELEHEQEPSCASQMAEPFRTFRDGWVSYYNQPVFLAGMGLAFLYMTVLGFDCITTGYAYTQGLSGSTLSFLMGASAITGIMGTVAFTWLRRKCGLVRTGLISGFAQLSCLILCVISVFMPGSPLDLSVSPFKDIHSRFIQVEPLPTNIPTESPEIISTTEMHTLNVSVSADVAPDVGLNPESIISVSLLFAGVIAARIGLWSFDLTVTQLLQENVIESERGIINGVQNSMNYLLDLLHFIMVILAPNPEAFGLLVLISVSFVAMGHIMYFRFAQKTLGSKLFVCGPDEKEVTNENQANTSAV from the exons GGAGATCGGATGTGGCACTTTGCAGTCTCGGTGTTTCTGGTGGAACTCTATGGGAACAGCCTCCTCTTGACTGCCGTCTACGGGCTGGTGGTGGCGGGTTCTGTTCTGGTCCTGGGAGCCATCATCGGTGACTGGGTGGATAAGAATGCCAGACTCAAAG TGGCCCGGACTTCGCTGGTGATACAGAATGTGTCGGTCATCCTGTGTGGAATTATCCTGATGATGGTTTTCTTGCATAAAGACGAGCTTCTGACTATGTACCATGGATGGGTTCTG ACTTCCTGCTATATCTTGATCATCACTATTGCAAACATCGCAAATTTGGCCAGTACCGCCACGGCAATTACCATCCAAAGGGACTGGATTGTTGTTGTTGCAGGAGAAGACAGAAGCAAATTAGCAG ATATGAATGCTACAATCAGAAGGATTGACCAGTTAACCAACATCTTGGCCCCCATGGCTGTTGGCCAGATTATGACATTTGGCTCCGCAGTCATTGGCTGTGGTTTCATTTCCGGATGGAATTTGGTGTCCATGTGTGTGGAGTACTTTCTGCTCTGGAAGGTTCACCAGAAAACCCCTGCATTAGCTGTGAAGGCTACTCTTAAAGTAGAGGAAGCTGAGTTGAAACAGCTGAATTTACACAAAG AAACTGAGCCAAAATCCCTGGAGGCAACTCATCTAATGGGTGACAAAGACCCTAACATCCGTGAGCTTGAACATGAGCAAGAGCCAAGCTGTGCCTCCCAGATGGCTGAGCCCTTCCGCACCTTCCGAGATGGATGGGTCTCCTATTACAATCAGCCAGTGTTTCTGGCGGGCATGGGTCTTGCTTTTCTCTACATGACTGTCCTGGGCTTTGACTGCATCACCACAGGGTACGCCTACACTCAGGGGCTGAGTGGGTCCACCCTCAGTTTTTTGATGGGAGCATCAGCCATAACTGGAATAATGGGAACTGTGGCTTTTACTTGGCTACGGCGAAAATGTGGCCTGGTTCGGACTGGTCTGATCTCAGGATTTGCACAACTTTCCTGTTTGATCTTGTGTGTGATCTCTGTGTTCATGCCTGGAAGCCCTTtagatttgtctgtttctccttttaaagATATCCATTCCAGGTTCATTCAAGTAGAGCCACTCCCCACAAATATACCTACAGAAAGTCCTGAAATCATCTCTACAACTGAAATGCACACGCTGAATGTGTCTGTTTCTGCTGATGTTGCCCCAGACGTGGGTTTAAACCCTGAGTCCATAATCTCTGTCAGTCTGCTGTTTGCAGGCGTCATTGCTGCTAGAATCG gTCTTTGGTCCTTTGATTTAACTGTGACACAGTTGCTGCAAGAAAATGTAATCGAATCCGAAAGAGGCATTATCAATGGTGTACAGAACTCCATGAACTACCTTCTTGATCTTCTGCATTTCATCATGGTCATCCTGGCTCCGAATCCTGAAGCTTTCGGCTTGCTTGTATTGATTTCAGTCTCCTTTGTGGCAATGGGCCACATCATGTATTTCCGATTCGCCCAGAAAACTCTGGGCAGCAAGCTTTTTGTCTGTGGTCCTGATGAAAAAGAAGTTACAAATGAAAATCAAGCTAATACATCTGCTGTGTAA